Proteins from a genomic interval of Leifsonia shinshuensis:
- a CDS encoding SDR family oxidoreductase yields the protein MNITGNTVFIPGATSGIGLALAVALHERGNTVIVGGRRTELLEAIAAEHPGIDTVRIDTADADSIREAAGTVLAAHPDLNVLVTMAGIMRAEDWHRPEAFLASAESIVTTNVLGPIRLIAAFVEHLQSRPDATIVTVSSGLAFTPLKVTPSYNASKAAIHMLSESIRLQLADTSVRVLELVPPAVRTALMPGQEESDFAMPLDEFVAEVMELIETQPDATELQVERVKFLRYGEARGDYDRVVEVLNGSDPHARESAA from the coding sequence ATGAACATCACAGGGAACACCGTCTTCATCCCCGGCGCCACCAGCGGCATCGGGCTCGCCCTCGCCGTCGCCCTGCACGAGCGCGGCAACACCGTGATCGTCGGCGGCCGCCGCACCGAGCTGCTGGAGGCCATCGCGGCCGAGCACCCCGGCATCGACACGGTCCGCATCGACACCGCCGACGCCGACAGCATCCGGGAGGCCGCCGGCACCGTGCTCGCCGCCCACCCCGACCTGAACGTCCTGGTCACGATGGCCGGCATCATGCGCGCGGAGGACTGGCACCGCCCCGAGGCGTTCCTCGCCTCCGCGGAGTCCATCGTCACCACCAACGTGCTCGGACCGATCCGCCTGATCGCGGCGTTCGTCGAGCACCTGCAGTCCCGCCCGGACGCCACGATCGTCACGGTCTCCTCCGGCCTGGCGTTCACGCCGCTGAAGGTGACGCCGAGCTACAACGCCAGCAAGGCGGCCATCCACATGCTCAGCGAAAGCATCCGCCTCCAGCTCGCCGACACGTCGGTCCGGGTCCTGGAACTCGTGCCGCCCGCGGTGCGCACCGCCCTGATGCCGGGCCAGGAGGAGAGCGACTTCGCGATGCCGCTGGACGAGTTCGTCGCGGAGGTCATGGAGCTGATCGAGACGCAGCCCGACGCCACCGAGCTCCAGGTGGAGCGGGTGAAGTTCCTCCGCTACGGCGAGGCCCGCGGCGACTACGACCGCGTCGTGGAGGTGCTGAACGGCTCCGACCCGCACGCCCGCGAGTCCGCCGCCTAG
- a CDS encoding helix-turn-helix transcriptional regulator: MDRTALADFLRRRREELRPEDVGLPSGPRRRAPGLRREEVAMLAAMSNDYYTRLEQRRGPQPSDQMLASLARALRLSADERDYLYRIAGHNTPDRLGGAHVPPALQRVLDRLDDTPALVLSNLGETLLQNRLAVALLGDRSHYTGLERSEYYRWFTEPATARAMYPEADRDRQSRAQVASLRDAYGALGPQSRAGELVRALLERSPEFAELWERHEVARRFEDHKTLIHPELGAIELDCQALFTEDQSQCLLVLTAAPRTEAAEKLALLAVLGTQSFAG; the protein is encoded by the coding sequence ATGGACCGCACCGCGCTCGCCGATTTCCTCCGCCGCCGCCGCGAGGAGCTGCGCCCGGAGGATGTCGGCCTGCCCTCCGGGCCCCGCCGACGCGCGCCCGGCCTCCGTCGCGAGGAGGTCGCGATGCTCGCCGCGATGTCGAACGACTACTACACGCGGCTGGAGCAGCGCCGCGGCCCGCAGCCGAGCGACCAGATGCTCGCCTCGCTCGCCCGCGCACTGCGGCTGTCCGCCGACGAGCGCGACTACCTGTACCGCATCGCCGGCCACAACACCCCCGACCGGCTCGGCGGCGCGCACGTCCCCCCTGCGCTGCAGCGCGTGCTGGACCGACTGGACGACACCCCGGCCCTCGTCCTGTCGAACCTCGGCGAGACCCTCCTGCAGAACCGGCTGGCCGTCGCGCTGCTGGGCGACCGCTCGCACTACACGGGTCTCGAACGCAGCGAGTACTACCGCTGGTTCACCGAGCCCGCGACCGCGCGCGCGATGTACCCGGAGGCCGACCGCGACCGGCAGAGCCGCGCCCAGGTGGCCTCCCTTCGCGACGCGTACGGCGCGCTCGGCCCGCAGTCGCGCGCCGGCGAGCTCGTCCGGGCGCTGCTGGAGCGGAGCCCCGAGTTCGCGGAGCTGTGGGAGCGGCACGAGGTCGCCCGCCGATTCGAGGACCACAAGACGCTGATCCACCCGGAGCTCGGCGCGATCGAGCTGGACTGCCAGGCGCTGTTCACCGAGGACCAGTCGCAGTGCCTGCTGGTGCTGACAGCCGCACCGCGCACCGAGGCGGCGGAGAAGCTGGCGCTGCTGGCGGTACTGGGCACGCAGTCGTTCGCGGGGTAG
- a CDS encoding SulP family inorganic anion transporter, with protein MTTAPPVTRRPWLLPTLAGYRREWLGRDILAGVSAGAVVVPQAMAYATIANLPVEAGLYTATVPMAVYAFLGGSRAMSVSTTSTIATLTATTFVSAGVVADSHAIPRDLVTLTLLVGVALLLARLLRLGTLVEIINKPTLLGIQIGVGATVAVGQLPKLLGETDAPTGHGFIHSVNAVIAAVPHANPVTAVLSALSIAALFLFKRFLPRVPGPLIVVAAGILLVAFGGLRSAGVELITPVSQAFPLPTLPSLDHVFQLIPGALAIAVMAFLESAAVARGLRELDDPRIDSNRELLATAMANLIGGWFRTLPAAGGFSQSAVNKSAGARSQLAALVTVVLALLIGLFLGPVISLLPQATLAALVFVAVFGLIDVKDLVLLWRVSRRDFAVAMATAVIGLTAGLLAAVGVGVLFTLVLVLAALNKPRVRVDESEGGRLAVSLLGPLYTANVLATEQAILDATDAARAAGEVTELTLDCSPLQDVSVTVILALQNLDQELAGRGVRLRVRGLPAAARAIAARTKWFRGLEAEGRVGD; from the coding sequence ATGACCACCGCGCCCCCGGTCACCCGGCGGCCGTGGCTGCTGCCCACCCTGGCGGGCTACCGCCGGGAGTGGCTCGGCCGCGACATCCTCGCCGGGGTGTCGGCGGGCGCGGTGGTCGTCCCGCAGGCGATGGCGTACGCGACCATCGCGAACCTGCCGGTGGAGGCCGGCCTCTACACGGCGACCGTGCCGATGGCGGTGTACGCGTTCCTGGGCGGCTCGCGGGCGATGAGCGTCTCCACGACCTCCACGATCGCCACGCTCACCGCCACGACATTCGTCTCGGCGGGCGTCGTCGCGGACTCGCACGCGATCCCGCGCGACCTGGTGACCCTGACGTTGCTGGTCGGCGTCGCCCTGCTCCTCGCGCGGCTGCTGCGGCTGGGGACGCTGGTCGAGATCATCAACAAGCCCACGCTGCTCGGCATCCAGATCGGCGTCGGCGCGACGGTAGCCGTCGGGCAGTTGCCCAAACTGCTGGGGGAGACCGACGCGCCGACCGGCCACGGCTTCATCCACAGTGTGAACGCGGTGATCGCCGCCGTCCCGCACGCGAACCCCGTCACCGCGGTGCTGTCGGCGCTGTCGATCGCCGCGCTGTTCCTGTTCAAGCGGTTCCTGCCGCGGGTGCCGGGGCCGCTCATCGTCGTAGCCGCCGGGATCCTGTTGGTCGCGTTCGGCGGCCTCCGCTCGGCGGGAGTCGAGCTCATCACGCCGGTCTCGCAGGCGTTCCCGCTGCCGACGCTGCCGAGCCTCGACCACGTCTTCCAGCTCATCCCGGGCGCGTTGGCGATCGCCGTGATGGCGTTCTTGGAGTCGGCGGCCGTCGCGCGCGGCCTCCGCGAGCTGGACGATCCGCGGATCGACAGCAACCGGGAGCTGCTCGCGACGGCGATGGCGAACCTGATCGGCGGCTGGTTCCGGACGCTGCCCGCTGCGGGAGGCTTCTCGCAGAGCGCGGTGAACAAGTCCGCGGGGGCCCGCTCGCAGCTCGCCGCCCTCGTCACCGTGGTGCTGGCGCTGCTGATCGGGCTGTTCCTCGGCCCGGTGATCAGCCTGCTGCCGCAGGCGACCCTCGCCGCGCTGGTGTTCGTCGCCGTCTTCGGGCTGATCGACGTGAAGGACCTGGTGCTGCTCTGGCGCGTCAGCCGGCGCGACTTCGCGGTCGCGATGGCGACAGCGGTGATCGGCCTGACCGCGGGGCTGTTGGCGGCGGTCGGCGTCGGCGTGCTGTTCACGCTCGTGCTGGTGCTCGCGGCGCTGAACAAGCCGCGCGTCCGCGTCGACGAGAGCGAGGGAGGCCGGCTCGCGGTCAGCCTCCTCGGGCCGCTCTACACGGCCAACGTGCTCGCGACGGAGCAGGCGATCCTCGACGCGACCGACGCCGCCCGAGCCGCGGGGGAGGTCACCGAGCTCACTCTGGACTGCTCGCCGCTCCAGGACGTCTCCGTCACCGTCATCCTCGCGCTGCAGAACCTCGACCAGGAGCTCGCCGGGCGCGGGGTGCGGTTGCGTGTGCGCGGACTCCCGGCCGCTGCGCGGGCGATCGCGGCGCGCACGAAGTGGTTCCGGGGGCTGGAGGCGGAGGGGCGGGTCGGGGACTAG
- a CDS encoding sulfatase-like hydrolase/transferase produces the protein MTREFQGKIELDVRDSVSDWDAFLPPEAPEGAPNVLLVLYDDTGQAAWSPYGGRIQMPTMERLAQNGLTYTQWHTTALCSPTRSTLLTGRNHHSNGFATISESSTGFPGYNSHIPASNATMANLLRDAGWATFWVGKNHNVPIDEWTAGASKKNWPLAQGFDRFYGFIGGETNNWYPSLAEDNHYIDQPYLPEQGYHLSRDLADQALRMLRDVQQTEPGKPWYLWFCPGANHAPHHAPQEYIDKYKGVFDDGYEAYREWVLPRMIERGLLPEGTELTELNPMPPGTFSASDEVRPWAELGAEERALFCRMAEVYAGFSEYTDAQVGRIVDYLEESGQLDNTLIIYCADNGASGEGSPNGSVNEGKIFGGYPDDLQDNLRMVDKLGSPDTYNHYPTGWAAAFSTPYRMFKRYVYQGGVCDPLVISWPKGIAARGEVRNQYHHSTDIVATILDVCGVELPATYNGVEQRPLDGIPMTYSFEADGETTKRTQYFEMFGNRGIWHDGWKAVTEHGPVSGRGDFPSDTWQLFHTDTDRSEAHDLADEHPEKVEELKALWLSEAKRNDVLPLNDLQIIGNPKDFETFISMEFKVPVPASGQYTYYPGTSEVPERSAANTHGVSYKVLAEVTTTADTQGVIFAHGSRFGGHSLFVKDGKLTYVYNFLGIPPENVISAPVPEPGPHVFGVSFTKERVGEYREAIGPLALYIDDEKVAEQEIRTILGHFSLCGEGLCIGYDSGDAVSKLYEGSRFDYTGGEIIKVVFDIADDAYVDVEAHLAAAMARD, from the coding sequence GTGACCAGAGAATTCCAGGGAAAGATCGAACTCGATGTGCGGGACTCGGTGTCCGACTGGGACGCCTTCCTCCCGCCCGAGGCCCCGGAAGGGGCGCCCAATGTGCTGCTGGTGCTCTACGACGACACCGGGCAGGCGGCCTGGTCGCCGTACGGAGGGCGCATCCAGATGCCGACGATGGAGCGGCTGGCGCAGAACGGTCTGACCTACACCCAGTGGCACACCACCGCGCTGTGCTCGCCCACCCGGTCGACGCTGCTGACCGGGCGCAACCACCACTCCAACGGTTTCGCGACCATCTCCGAGTCGTCCACCGGCTTCCCCGGCTACAACTCGCACATCCCGGCGTCGAACGCGACCATGGCGAACCTGCTGCGCGACGCCGGCTGGGCGACGTTCTGGGTCGGCAAGAACCACAACGTCCCGATCGACGAGTGGACGGCGGGCGCCAGCAAGAAGAACTGGCCGCTGGCGCAGGGCTTCGACCGGTTCTACGGCTTCATCGGAGGCGAGACCAACAACTGGTATCCGTCGCTGGCGGAGGACAACCACTACATCGACCAGCCGTACCTGCCGGAGCAGGGCTACCACCTGTCGAGGGACCTCGCCGACCAGGCGCTCCGGATGTTGCGCGACGTGCAGCAGACCGAGCCGGGCAAGCCCTGGTACCTGTGGTTCTGTCCCGGCGCGAACCACGCCCCGCACCACGCGCCGCAGGAGTACATCGACAAGTACAAGGGCGTCTTCGACGACGGCTACGAGGCCTACCGCGAGTGGGTGCTGCCGCGGATGATCGAGAGGGGGCTGCTGCCGGAGGGCACCGAGCTCACCGAGCTGAACCCGATGCCGCCCGGGACGTTCTCGGCGAGCGACGAAGTGCGCCCGTGGGCCGAGCTGGGTGCGGAGGAACGCGCGCTGTTCTGCCGGATGGCGGAGGTGTACGCCGGCTTCTCCGAGTACACGGACGCCCAGGTCGGCCGGATCGTCGACTACCTGGAGGAGTCCGGGCAGCTCGACAACACGCTGATCATCTACTGCGCCGACAACGGGGCCTCCGGGGAGGGCAGCCCGAACGGGTCCGTCAACGAGGGCAAGATCTTCGGCGGCTATCCCGACGACCTGCAGGACAACCTCCGCATGGTGGACAAGCTGGGCTCGCCGGACACCTACAACCACTACCCGACGGGCTGGGCCGCCGCGTTCTCGACGCCGTACCGGATGTTCAAACGCTACGTCTACCAGGGCGGCGTCTGCGATCCGCTGGTGATCTCCTGGCCGAAGGGCATCGCCGCGCGCGGGGAGGTGCGCAACCAGTACCACCACTCGACCGACATCGTCGCCACGATCCTCGATGTCTGCGGTGTGGAGCTTCCCGCGACCTACAACGGGGTCGAGCAGCGACCGCTGGACGGCATTCCGATGACCTACAGCTTCGAGGCCGACGGCGAGACGACGAAGCGGACGCAGTACTTCGAGATGTTCGGCAATCGCGGCATCTGGCACGACGGCTGGAAGGCGGTCACCGAGCACGGCCCGGTGAGCGGCCGCGGCGACTTCCCGAGCGACACCTGGCAGCTGTTCCACACCGACACCGACCGCTCGGAGGCGCATGACCTCGCGGACGAGCACCCGGAGAAGGTGGAGGAGCTGAAGGCGCTGTGGCTATCGGAGGCGAAGCGCAACGATGTGCTGCCGCTCAACGACCTCCAGATCATCGGCAACCCCAAGGACTTCGAGACGTTCATCTCGATGGAGTTCAAAGTCCCCGTTCCGGCGAGCGGCCAGTACACCTACTACCCGGGCACCAGCGAAGTCCCGGAGCGGTCGGCCGCGAACACCCACGGCGTCTCGTACAAGGTCCTCGCGGAGGTGACGACGACAGCGGACACGCAGGGGGTGATCTTCGCCCACGGCTCGCGGTTCGGCGGCCACAGCCTGTTCGTGAAGGACGGGAAGCTGACCTACGTCTACAACTTCCTCGGCATCCCGCCGGAGAACGTCATCTCTGCGCCTGTCCCCGAGCCCGGCCCGCACGTCTTCGGGGTCTCGTTCACCAAGGAGCGGGTGGGGGAGTACCGCGAGGCCATCGGGCCGCTCGCTCTCTACATCGACGACGAGAAGGTCGCCGAGCAGGAGATCCGCACCATCCTGGGGCACTTCTCGCTGTGCGGCGAAGGCCTCTGCATCGGCTACGACTCCGGCGACGCTGTGTCGAAGCTGTACGAGGGCTCGCGGTTCGACTACACCGGCGGCGAGATCATCAAAGTGGTGTTCGACATCGCCGACGACGCCTACGTGGATGTGGAGGCGCACCTGGCCGCAGCGATGGCCAGGGACTGA
- a CDS encoding Fic family protein, whose translation MSSAVTAEAVEAAALLTRFDAEFGLSVLPFASILLRSESASSSQIENLTSGARAIAETELGERDTGNAPLIVRNVHAMQAALELSDALDGSGIIATHAALVEDHAPELTGGYRREQVWIGGSGVSPHGAAFVPPHHERVPAAMADLVAFTGRWDIPALLHAAIAHAQFETIHPIPDGNGRTGRAIVQAMLRRSRTTATVVVPVSAGLLHDVDGYYDALTAYRAGDLDPIVRAFTEAAGFAVRAGRDLAAAIDELRSRWEEMLTGLRSDSSARRVAALALEQPVLNVAVVEARLGLSAPGTYRAFEALVDRGVLRPANSRKRNRLWIADDMIQALDAFADRAARRSSF comes from the coding sequence GTGAGCTCCGCCGTCACCGCCGAAGCGGTGGAGGCGGCCGCCCTGCTCACCCGCTTCGACGCCGAGTTCGGGCTGTCCGTGCTCCCGTTCGCGTCGATCCTGCTCCGGAGCGAGTCCGCGTCGTCCTCGCAGATCGAGAACCTGACCAGCGGTGCCCGGGCGATCGCGGAGACCGAGCTCGGCGAGCGCGACACCGGAAACGCCCCGCTGATCGTGCGCAACGTCCACGCCATGCAGGCGGCGCTGGAGCTCTCCGACGCCCTCGACGGCTCGGGCATCATCGCGACGCACGCGGCGCTCGTGGAGGATCACGCCCCCGAGCTGACCGGAGGGTATCGCCGCGAGCAGGTGTGGATCGGCGGCTCCGGCGTGAGCCCGCACGGCGCGGCCTTCGTCCCTCCCCATCACGAACGCGTGCCCGCGGCGATGGCCGACCTCGTCGCGTTCACCGGGCGCTGGGACATTCCAGCGCTGCTTCACGCGGCGATCGCGCACGCGCAGTTCGAGACCATCCACCCGATCCCCGACGGAAACGGCCGCACCGGTCGCGCCATCGTCCAGGCCATGCTGCGGCGCTCGCGGACCACTGCGACGGTCGTCGTGCCGGTGTCGGCCGGCCTCCTCCACGACGTAGACGGCTACTACGACGCGCTCACCGCCTACCGCGCCGGCGACCTCGACCCGATCGTCCGTGCGTTCACCGAGGCGGCGGGGTTCGCGGTGCGCGCCGGACGCGACCTCGCAGCGGCGATCGACGAGCTCCGCTCGCGCTGGGAGGAGATGCTGACCGGCCTTCGCTCCGACAGCTCTGCGCGCCGCGTAGCCGCCCTCGCCCTCGAGCAGCCCGTGCTCAACGTCGCCGTCGTGGAGGCCAGGCTCGGGCTCTCGGCGCCGGGAACGTACCGCGCGTTCGAGGCCCTCGTGGATCGCGGTGTCCTCCGTCCCGCGAACTCGCGCAAGCGCAACCGGCTCTGGATCGCGGACGACATGATCCAGGCGCTCGACGCGTTCGCCGACCGCGCGGCTCGTCGCTCCTCGTTTTAG
- a CDS encoding SHOCT domain-containing protein, with translation MDFWNNFWNIIWLFFWSFAFIAYLFALFAIISDLFRDHKLNGWWKALWIIFLIFVPFLTALVYLIARGPGMAERSQKEARQVQQSTDAYIRQVATASPADEIAKAKALLDAGTITPAEFDHLKSVALGHQGAGAHAAPAAPSTPTPPPAAPTA, from the coding sequence ATGGATTTCTGGAACAACTTCTGGAACATCATCTGGCTGTTCTTCTGGAGCTTCGCTTTCATCGCCTACCTGTTCGCGCTGTTCGCGATCATCAGCGACCTGTTCCGCGACCACAAGCTCAACGGGTGGTGGAAGGCCCTGTGGATCATCTTCCTGATCTTCGTGCCGTTCCTCACCGCGCTCGTGTACCTCATCGCTCGCGGGCCGGGGATGGCGGAGCGCAGCCAGAAGGAGGCGCGCCAGGTGCAGCAGAGCACCGACGCGTACATCCGCCAGGTCGCGACCGCGAGCCCCGCGGACGAGATCGCCAAGGCCAAGGCCCTCCTGGACGCCGGGACCATCACCCCCGCCGAGTTCGACCACCTCAAGAGCGTCGCCCTCGGCCACCAGGGCGCCGGAGCCCACGCGGCGCCGGCCGCGCCATCCACGCCGACCCCGCCGCCGGCAGCGCCCACGGCGTGA